One part of the Arabidopsis thaliana chromosome 4, partial sequence genome encodes these proteins:
- a CDS encoding Pyridine nucleotide-disulfide oxidoreductase family protein: MVLKVTKILAFQSLSGIYSAREFVWWYNGHPDYSSLKPDLKTSDSAVILGQGNVALDVARILLRPTTELASTDIATHALSALKESSIRKVYLIGRRGPVQAALTAKELREVLGIKNLHIRIKQTDLSVTPADEEEMKTSRARKRIYELLSKAAAAAKTSEADPDQRELHFVFFRQPDQFLESDERKGHVSGVNLQKTILESVGTGKQIAVGTGEFEDLNCSMVLKAIGYKSVPVNGLPFDHKKGVVPNVKGRVVSHTSGDISQTEPGLYVCGWLKRGPVGIIATNLYCAEETVGSISEDIEEGVWKSSKAGSKGLMQLLEKRKVKKVEFSGWEKIDAKEKQMGIERNKPREKLVTWEDLLAAAAN; this comes from the exons ATGGTGCTGAAAGTGACAAAGATCTTGGCATTCCAG AGTTTGAGTGGTATATACTCTGCAAGAGAATTCGTCTGGTGGTATAATGGGCATCCTGACTACAGTAGTTTGAAACCTGACTTGAAAACGTCTGACTCAGCTGTCATTCTTGGCCAG GGTAATGTAGCTCTAGATGTTGCTCGGATTCTCTTAAGACCGACAACAGAGTTGGCGTCAACTGATATTGCTACACATGCTTTATCTGCGCTGAAAGAAAGTTCTATAAG GAAGGTGTATCTCATCGGAAGACGGGGGCCAGTTCAAGCAGCATTGACTGCTAAAGAGCTTCGAGAAGTTCTCG GGATTAAGAACTTGCACATTCGAATAAAGCAGACTGACTTGAGTGTAACTCCTGCTGATGAG GAAGAAATGAAAACTAGTAGAGCCAGGAAGAGGATCTATGAATTATTGTCCAAGgctgcagcagcagcaaaAACATCCGAAGCAGACCCTGATCAACGAGAGCTgcactttgttttcttccgCCAACCTGACCAGTTCTTAGAGTCAGATGAAAGAAAGGGACATGTTTCCGGTGTAAACTTGCAAAAAACCATTCTTGAAA GTGTTGGAACCGGAAAGCAAATTGCAGTTGGTACAGGAGAGTTCGAGGATCTTAACTGCAG TATGGTGCTGAAGGCCATTGGTTACAAGTCTGTTCCAGTCAATGGTTTACCATTTGATCACAAGAAAG GTGTTGTCCCAAATGTAAAGGGTCGAGTGGTTAGTCACACGTCAGGAGACATATCACAGACTGAACCTGGCTTATACGTATGTGGGTGGCTCAAAAGAGGACCAGTAGGGATAATTGCCACAAACCTCTACTGTGCTGAAGAAACG GTTGGTAGCATAAGCGAGGACATTGAAGAAGGTGTTTGGAAGAGCTCAAAAGCAGGAAGCAAAGGACTGATGCAATTGctggagaagagaaaagtgAAGAAGGTGGAGTTTAGTGGGTGGGAGAAGATTGAtgccaaagaaaaacaaatgggGATTGAGAGAAACAAGCCCAGAGAAAAATTAGTCACTTGGGAGGATCTATTAGCAGCAGCAGCCAACTAG
- a CDS encoding Pectin lyase-like superfamily protein (Pectin lyase-like superfamily protein; FUNCTIONS IN: polygalacturonase activity; INVOLVED IN: carbohydrate metabolic process; LOCATED IN: endomembrane system; CONTAINS InterPro DOMAIN/s: Pectin lyase fold/virulence factor (InterPro:IPR011050), Pectin lyase fold (InterPro:IPR012334), Glycoside hydrolase, family 28 (InterPro:IPR000743), Parallel beta-helix repeat (InterPro:IPR006626); BEST Arabidopsis thaliana protein match is: Pectin lyase-like superfamily protein (TAIR:AT4G32375.1); Has 3869 Blast hits to 3850 proteins in 465 species: Archae - 4; Bacteria - 1036; Metazoa - 14; Fungi - 1253; Plants - 1444; Viruses - 0; Other Eukaryotes - 118 (source: NCBI BLink).): MFNFFFTMKDFKTLFSLIIVISYYFEYGEGQRILSIKDFIIDTNHTIIDYSQAFQEAWKGLCEDETPNGSALVIRKNETYTLQPSTFRGPCVSSNIHIQIDGKLEGPRKPIYWKNKENRSWLGFKDVEGLVINGSGVLNPHGEAWWKSVSLSKRPTTISFASCMDIVYNGLHHINSPRNHISIYGCTNATLSNLDISAPEDSPNTDGINICLSHRIQILDSSIQTGDDCVAITGGRGGSSDINITGVACGPGHGISIGSLGKDNERDDIVENVNVRSCSFTGTQNGARIKTWNGGRGLAKNILYENITLIDAGYPIIINQHYFDNKKKHYFDKSFLKVIFKL; encoded by the exons atgttcaattttttttttactatgaaggattttaaaacattgttCTCATTGATTATAGTTATATCATACTATTTCGAATATGGAGAAGGCCAAAGAATTCTAAGCATCAAGGATTTTATTATTGATACTAATCACACCATCATTGATTATTCTCAA GCATTTCAAGAAGCATGGAAAGGATTATGCGAAGATGAAACACCCAACGGCTCAGCTTTAGTGATACGAAAGAACGAAACATATACTTTACAACCATCAACTTTTCGAGGTCCATGCGTATCTTCTAACATTCATATTCAG aTTGATGGAAAACTCGAAGGGCCAAGGAAGCCGATATattggaaaaacaaagaaaacaggAGTTGGTTAGGTTTCAAGGATGTAGAAGGTCTCGTCATCAACGGCTCAGGAGTTCTTAATCCTCATGGGGAAGCTTGGTGGAAATCTGTTAGTCTCTCTAAACGACCAACA ACAATTAGTTTTGCGTCATGCATGGACATTGTATATAATGGACTACATCACATAAATAGTCCAAGAAATCACATTTCAATTTATGGTTGCACCAATGCAACTTTATCAAATCTTGATATAAGCGCACCCGAAGACAGTCCAAACACGGATGGCATCAACATTTGTCTTTCACACAGAATCCAAATCTTAGACTCCTCTATTCAAACTG GTGATGATTGTGTTGCAATTACTGGTGGAAGGGGTGGTTCTTCAGATATCAACATTACTGGTGTAGCATGTGGTCCGGGTCACGGTATCAG taTTGGGAGTTTGGGGAAAGATAATGAGAGAGATGACATAGTCGAAAACGTGAACGTAAGAAGCTGTAGTTTTACAGGAACTCAAAATGGAGCAAGAATCAAGACTTGGAAT GGAGGACGAGGGTTggccaaaaatattttgtatgaaaatattacattGATAGATGCTGGATaccccatcatcatcaatcaacactattttgacaacaaaaaaaaacactattttgACAAGAGTTTCCTCAAGGTAATTTTCAAactgtaa
- a CDS encoding Pectin lyase-like superfamily protein (Pectin lyase-like superfamily protein; FUNCTIONS IN: polygalacturonase activity; INVOLVED IN: carbohydrate metabolic process; LOCATED IN: cellular_component unknown; CONTAINS InterPro DOMAIN/s: Pectin lyase fold/virulence factor (InterPro:IPR011050), Parallel beta-helix repeat (InterPro:IPR006626), Pectin lyase fold (InterPro:IPR012334), Glycoside hydrolase, family 28 (InterPro:IPR000743); BEST Arabidopsis thaliana protein match is: Pectin lyase-like superfamily protein (TAIR:AT4G32380.1); Has 34506 Blast hits to 17777 proteins in 1595 species: Archae - 136; Bacteria - 7511; Metazoa - 8673; Fungi - 3661; Plants - 8148; Viruses - 1351; Other Eukaryotes - 5026 (source: NCBI BLink).) produces the protein MVREWGNYESKCWLCFTNVKGLVLNGSGILHPHGEAWWSSIEHSHRPRTIGFSGSSNILYNGLTQMNSPKNHISILDCTNVTLSNFHLIAPKDSPNTDGIDIAHSNNIRIFNSSIQTGDDCIAINGGSYDINITHVACGPGHGISIGSLGRYSVNDTVQNVKIRHCSFNGTENGARIKTWTGGLGVAKNILYENITLTDTKYPIIIDQHYCNGGHNCTKEAMTAVKVSNVTFRYFTGTCANDIAIKLDCDEVTGCKDIVMEHINITSSSTKRPLTAYCQFADIISHFVSMKIKCDYYEEPLVPVEPPQQVEPPTPTKPLAPAKPPRHVGPLMPTKPPTMFPKPLAPAKSPRHVELPMPTKPPTMFPKPLAPAKPPRHVEPPMPTKPPTMFPKPLAPAKPPVYYAKPPAPNAQPSMLSFLSCLI, from the exons ATGGTAAGGGAGTGGGGAAACTACGAAAGTAAATGTTGGTTATGTTTCACAAACGTGAAAGGTCTCGTCCTCAATGGATCTGGGATTCTCCATCCCCATGGTGAAGCTTGGTGGTCCTCTATTGAGCACTCCCACCGACCACGA aCAATAGGATTTAGTGGAAGTAGTAACATCTTATATAATGGGCTCACTCAGATGAATAGCCCAAAGAATCACATTTCTATTTTAGATTGCACCAACGTAACTTTATCAAACTTCCATCTAATCGCACCGAAAGATAGTCCAAATACTGATGGCATCGATATTGCTCATTCAAACAATATCCGAATTTTCAACTCATCTATCCAAACCG GTGATGATTGTATTGCGATTAATGGTGGTTCGTATGATATCAACATAACTCATGTAGCATGTGGTCCAGGTCATGGCATCAG TATTGGAAGTTTGGGGAGATATAGTGTAAACGATACGGTCCAGAACGTAAAAATAAGACACTGCAGCTTCAATGGAACAGAAAATGGAGCAAGAATAAAGACTTGGACT GGAGGTCTCGGGGTcgccaaaaatatattatacgAGAATATAACATTAACAGATACCAAATATCCTATCATCATCGATCAACATTACTGTAATGGTGGCCACAATTGTACAAAAGAG GCGATGACTGCTGTGAAAGTGAGCAATGTGACATTTAGATACTTTACAGGAACATGTGCAAATGATATTGCGATAAAACTAGATTGTGATGAAGTAACGGGTTGTAAAGATATCGTGATGGAACACATCAACATCACTTCTTCATCTACGAAAAGGCCTCTAACCGCATATTGTCAATTTGCGGATATAATTAGTCACTTTGTCTCCATGAAAATCAAATGTGATTATTATGAAGAACCTTTAGTACCAGTTGAACCTCCACAACAGGTTGAACCTCCAACGCCGACTAAACCTCTGGCTCCAGCTAAACCTCCACGACACGTTGGACCTCTAATGCCGACTAAACCTCCAACCATGTTTCCTAAACCTCTGGCACCAGCTAAATCTCCACGACACGTTGAACTTCCAATGCCGACTAAACCTCCAACCATGTTTCCTAAACCTCTGGCTCCAGCTAAACCTCCACGACACGTTGAACCTCCAATGCCGACTAAACCTCCAACCATGTTTCCTAAACCATTGGCACCAGCTAAACCTCCTGTATACTATGCTAAACCTCCAGCGCCGAATGCTCAACCTTCGATGTTGTCTTTTCTTTCGTGccttatttaa
- a CDS encoding pectin lyase superfamily protein, producing MGFEILLSVLLIASYHLQYGNGRMILTMKDFISNSNSTNVDHSQAFQNAWRALCGGKGGSASFVIQAHETYTIQPQLLEGPCMPRNIHIQIDGTIEAPKMANDWGRNKLDCWLCFEKVTGLVLTGSGVLNTHGESWWSSVALQSRPVAVRFFGCQNILYNGLTQINSPRNHITILDSNNATLSNLHLIAPASSPNTDGIDISHSQNINIMSSTIKTGDDCVAIKRNSYNINVTYVTCGPGHGISIGSLGEGGASEVVQNVNVRHCTFTGTQNGARIKTWPATAVKVSDVTFRSFTGTCAAPIAIKLDCDPNTGCDNIVMEQINIASSSPKTPLTSYCKFAHVVSRFVSIPITCSFHTEDSQPASLNPQPSAPYAISPTTPHTQPHAPTTQPPLFFRFYTNFKAFLGRLGRNC from the exons ATG GGTTTTGAGATACTGCTCTCAGTGCTTCTAATTGCATCATACCATTTACAGTACGGAAATGGTCGAATGATTCTAACCATGAAAGATTTTATATCTAATTCTAACTCTACAAATGTTGATCATTCTCAG GCATTTCAAAACGCATGGAGAGCGTTATGTGGAGGGAAAGGTGGATCAGCCTCGTTTGTAATACAAGCCCATGAAACATATACCATACAACCACAATTGCTTGAAGGTCCTTGCATGCCTCGTAATATTCATATTCAG ATTGATGGAACAATTGAAGCTCCGAAGATGGCAAACGACTGGGGAAGGAATAAACTTGACTGTTGGTTATGTTTTGAAAAGGTGACAGGCCTCGTTCTCACTGGATCCGGTGTCCTCAATACCCATGGAGAAAGCTGGTGGTCTTCTGTTGCTCTCCAATCTCGACCAGTG GCAGTAAGATTTTTTGGATgccaaaacattttatataatGGATTAACTCAGATCAATAGTCCAAGGAATCACATAACGATTTTGGATAGCAACAACGCAACTTTATCAAATCTTCATCTAATTGCCCCTGCAAGTAGTCCAAATACTGATGGCATTGATATCTCTCATTcacaaaatatcaatattatgAGCTCCACAATCAAAACCG GTGATGACTGTGTTGCAATTAAACGTAATTCATACAATATTAACGTAACTTACGTGACATGTGGTCCGGGTCATGGCATAAG TATCGGAAGTTTGGGGGAAGGAGGGGCATCTGAGGTAGTACAAAATGTGAATGTCAGACATTGCACCTTCACTGGAACACAAAATGGTGCAAGAATCAAGACTTGGcct GCTACTGCTGTGAAAGTGAGCGACGTGACGTTTAGATCATTCACAGGGACTTGTGCCGCTCCTATTGCAATAAAACTAGATTGTGACCCGAATACAGGTTGTGACAACATCGTGATGGAACAAATCAATATCGCTTCTTCATCTCCGAAAACGCCGCTCACCTCGTACTGCAAATTTGCGCATGTCGTTAGTCGCTTTGTCTCCATTCCCATAACCTGTAGTTTTCATACTGAAGATTCTCAACCTGCGTCACTGAATCCTCAACCTTCCGCACCGTATGCTATATCCCCGACGACACCGCATACTCAGCCTCATGCACCAACTACTCAACCTCCACTGTTCTTTCGTTTCTATACAAATTTCAAAGCCTTCTTAGGAAGGTTGGGTCGTAACTGCTAG
- a CDS encoding pectin lyase superfamily protein (Pectin lyase-like superfamily protein; FUNCTIONS IN: polygalacturonase activity; INVOLVED IN: carbohydrate metabolic process; LOCATED IN: cellular_component unknown; CONTAINS InterPro DOMAIN/s: Pectin lyase fold/virulence factor (InterPro:IPR011050), Glycoside hydrolase, family 28 (InterPro:IPR000743), Parallel beta-helix repeat (InterPro:IPR006626), Pectin lyase fold (InterPro:IPR012334); BEST Arabidopsis thaliana protein match is: Pectin lyase-like superfamily protein (TAIR:AT4G32375.1); Has 4130 Blast hits to 4117 proteins in 491 species: Archae - 4; Bacteria - 1241; Metazoa - 14; Fungi - 1289; Plants - 1447; Viruses - 0; Other Eukaryotes - 135 (source: NCBI BLink).), whose protein sequence is MGFEILLSVLLIASYHLQYGNGRMILTMKDFISNSNSTNVDHSQAFQNAWRALCGGKGGSASFVIQAHETYTIQPQLLEGPCMPRNIHIQIDGTIEAPKMANDWGRNKLDCWLCFEKVTGLVLTGSGVLNTHGESWWSSVALQSRPVAVRFFGCQNILYNGLTQINSPRNHITILDSNNATLSNLHLIAPASSPNTDGIDISHSQNINIMSSTIKTGDDCVAIKRNSYNINVTYVTCGPGHGISIGSLGEGGASEVVQNVNVRHCTFTGTQNGARIKTWPGGQGFVKNILYEDITLINANFPIIIDQQYRDNAGQYKQSAGATAVKVSDVTFRSFTGTCAAPIAIKLDCDPNTGCDNIVMEQINIASSSPKTPLTSYCKFAHVVSRFVSIPITCSFHTEDSQPASLNPQPSAPYAISPTTPHTQPHAPTTQPPLFFRFYTNFKAFLGRLGRNC, encoded by the exons ATG GGTTTTGAGATACTGCTCTCAGTGCTTCTAATTGCATCATACCATTTACAGTACGGAAATGGTCGAATGATTCTAACCATGAAAGATTTTATATCTAATTCTAACTCTACAAATGTTGATCATTCTCAG GCATTTCAAAACGCATGGAGAGCGTTATGTGGAGGGAAAGGTGGATCAGCCTCGTTTGTAATACAAGCCCATGAAACATATACCATACAACCACAATTGCTTGAAGGTCCTTGCATGCCTCGTAATATTCATATTCAG ATTGATGGAACAATTGAAGCTCCGAAGATGGCAAACGACTGGGGAAGGAATAAACTTGACTGTTGGTTATGTTTTGAAAAGGTGACAGGCCTCGTTCTCACTGGATCCGGTGTCCTCAATACCCATGGAGAAAGCTGGTGGTCTTCTGTTGCTCTCCAATCTCGACCAGTG GCAGTAAGATTTTTTGGATgccaaaacattttatataatGGATTAACTCAGATCAATAGTCCAAGGAATCACATAACGATTTTGGATAGCAACAACGCAACTTTATCAAATCTTCATCTAATTGCCCCTGCAAGTAGTCCAAATACTGATGGCATTGATATCTCTCATTcacaaaatatcaatattatgAGCTCCACAATCAAAACCG GTGATGACTGTGTTGCAATTAAACGTAATTCATACAATATTAACGTAACTTACGTGACATGTGGTCCGGGTCATGGCATAAG TATCGGAAGTTTGGGGGAAGGAGGGGCATCTGAGGTAGTACAAAATGTGAATGTCAGACATTGCACCTTCACTGGAACACAAAATGGTGCAAGAATCAAGACTTGGcct GGAGGACAAGGgtttgtcaaaaatattttgtacgAAGATATTACTCTAATAAATGCCAACTTCCCCATCATCATCGATCAACAATATCGTGATAATGCTGGTCAATATAAACAATCAGCAGGg GCTACTGCTGTGAAAGTGAGCGACGTGACGTTTAGATCATTCACAGGGACTTGTGCCGCTCCTATTGCAATAAAACTAGATTGTGACCCGAATACAGGTTGTGACAACATCGTGATGGAACAAATCAATATCGCTTCTTCATCTCCGAAAACGCCGCTCACCTCGTACTGCAAATTTGCGCATGTCGTTAGTCGCTTTGTCTCCATTCCCATAACCTGTAGTTTTCATACTGAAGATTCTCAACCTGCGTCACTGAATCCTCAACCTTCCGCACCGTATGCTATATCCCCGACGACACCGCATACTCAGCCTCATGCACCAACTACTCAACCTCCACTGTTCTTTCGTTTCTATACAAATTTCAAAGCCTTCTTAGGAAGGTTGGGTCGTAACTGCTAG
- a CDS encoding Nucleotide-sugar transporter family protein (Nucleotide-sugar transporter family protein; FUNCTIONS IN: organic anion transmembrane transporter activity; LOCATED IN: endomembrane system, membrane; EXPRESSED IN: 22 plant structures; EXPRESSED DURING: 13 growth stages; CONTAINS InterPro DOMAIN/s: Protein of unknown function DUF6, transmembrane (InterPro:IPR000620), Protein of unknown function DUF250 (InterPro:IPR004853); BEST Arabidopsis thaliana protein match is: Drug/metabolite transporter superfamily protein (TAIR:AT2G25520.1); Has 1807 Blast hits to 1807 proteins in 277 species: Archae - 0; Bacteria - 0; Metazoa - 736; Fungi - 347; Plants - 385; Viruses - 0; Other Eukaryotes - 339 (source: NCBI BLink).), giving the protein MGKGGALSDGVIKKILLSYTYVAIWIFLSFTVIVYNKYILDKKMYNWPFPITLTMIHMAFCSSLAVILIKVFKIVEPVSMSRDTYIRSVVPIGALYSLSLWLSNSAYIYLSVSFIQMLKALMPVAVYSIGVLLKKESFKSETMTNMLSISFGVAIAAYGEAKFDTWGVMLQLGAVAFEATRLVLIQILLTSKGINLNPITSLYYVAPCCLVFLFFPWIFVELPILRETSSFHFDFVIFGTNSVCAFALNLAVFLLVGKTSALTMNVAGVVKDWLLIAFSWSVIKDTVTPLNLFGYGLAFLGVAYYNHCKLQALKAKDAQKKVQQGDEEEAGKLLEERESEAAAKRNETED; this is encoded by the coding sequence ATGGGAAAAGGCGGTGCACTTAGCGATGGAGTCATCAAGAAGATCCTCCTCTCCTACACCTACGTCGCGATCTGGATCTTCCTGAGCTTCACCGTCATCGTCTACAACAAATACATCCTCGACAAGAAGATGTACAATTGGCCTTTTCCGATCACACTCACCATGATCCACATGGCTTTTTGCTCTTCCCTCGCCGTCATCCTCATCAAAGTCTTCAAAATCGTCGAGCCTGTTTCAATGTCTCGAGATACTTACATCAGATCTGTAGTCCCGATCGGTGCTCTGTACTCGCTTTCTCTCTGGCTCTCCAATTCCGCTTACATTTACCTCTCCGTCTCCTTCATTCAGATGCTCAAAGCTCTAATGCCTGTCGCTGTTTACTCAATCGGAGTCCTTCTTAAGAAAGAATCGTTCAAATCGGAGACGATGACTAATATGCTCTCGATCTCTTTCGGTGTTGCGATTGCTGCTTATGGTGAGGCTAAGTTCGATACTTGGGGAGTTATGCTTCAGCTTGGTGCTGTAGCTTTCGAAGCAACGAGGTTGGTTTTGATTCAGATCTTGCTCACTTCTAAAGGAATCAATCTTAATCCAATCACTTCATTGTACTACGTTGCTCCTTGTTGTTTGgtgttcctcttcttccctTGGATCTTCGTCGAGCTTCCGATTCTTAGGGAAACTTCGAGTTTCCACTTTGATTTCGTGATTTTTGGGACTAATTCCGTATGTGCATTTGCTTTGAACCTTGCTGTGTTCCTCCTCGTTGGAAAGACCTCGGCTTTAACAATGAATGTTGCTGGTGTGGTTAAGGATTGGCTATTGATTGCCTTCTCTTGGTCTGTGATTAAAGATACGGTGACTCCGCTTAATCTCTTTGGTTACGGGCTTGCGTTCTTGGGTGTTGCGTATTACAATCACTGCAAGTTACAGGCGTTGAAGGCTAAGGATGCTCAGAAGAAGGTTCAGCaaggtgatgaagaagaagctgggAAGCTTTTGGAAGAGAGGGAAAGTGAAGCTGCTGCGAAACGGAATGAAACAGAAGACTGA
- the SHS1 gene encoding Mitochondrial substrate carrier family protein (SODIUM HYPERSENSITIVE 1 (SHS1); FUNCTIONS IN: nucleotide transmembrane transporter activity, binding, transporter activity; INVOLVED IN: nucleotide transport, transport, mitochondrial transport, embryo development ending in seed dormancy; LOCATED IN: mitochondrion, mitochondrial inner membrane, chloroplast, plastid; EXPRESSED IN: 25 plant structures; EXPRESSED DURING: 13 growth stages; CONTAINS InterPro DOMAIN/s: Mitochondrial carrier protein (InterPro:IPR002067), Mitochondrial substrate carrier (InterPro:IPR001993), Mitochondrial substrate/solute carrier (InterPro:IPR018108); BEST Arabidopsis thaliana protein match is: Mitochondrial substrate carrier family protein (TAIR:AT3G20240.1); Has 1807 Blast hits to 1807 proteins in 277 species: Archae - 0; Bacteria - 0; Metazoa - 736; Fungi - 347; Plants - 385; Viruses - 0; Other Eukaryotes - 339 (source: NCBI BLink).), which yields MGKTGIQLFDDSRNGFFSVSDLGFDSSLNSSNYHPIGGLFASVNQTNPFASLSSSDLSNRGNNSFSTQLNDLYTKYMPGKEEEEEVVNGEKRKRKKKGGLTLKIKIANPSLRRLLSGAVAGAVSRTVVAPLETIRTHLMVGSGGNSSTEVFSDIMKHEGWTGLFRGNLVNVIRVAPARAVELFVFETVNKKLSPPHGQESKIPIPASLLAGACAGVSQTLLTYPLELVKTRLTIQRGVYKGIFDAFLKIIREEGPTELYRGLAPSLIGVVPYAATNYFAYDSLRKAYRSFSKQEKIGNIETLLIGSLAGALSSTATFPLEVARKHMQVGAVSGRVVYKNMLHALVTILEHEGILGWYKGLGPSCLKLVPAAGISFMCYEACKKILIENNQEA from the exons ATGGGGAAAACCGGAATCCAATTGTTCGACGATTCGAGGAATGGGTTTTTCTCCGTTTCCGATTTAGGATTCGATTCGAGCCTAAACAGCTCTAATTACCACCCAATTGGTGGGTTATTCGCCAGCGTTAATCAGACTAATCCATTCGCATCCCTCTCGTCCTCGGATCTTTCCAACAGAGGCAACAACAGCTTCTCTACCCAGCTCAATGATCTCTACACCAAGTATATGCCGGGaaaagaggaggaggaagaagtagTTAATGgcgagaagaggaagaggaagaagaaaggtggGCTCACACTGAAGATTAAGATCGCTAATCCTTCGTTGCGGCGGCTATTAAGCGGAGCAGTAGCTGGAGCGGTGTCGAGAACGGTGGTTGCGCCGTTGGAGACAATCAGGACGCATCTAATGGTGGGAAGTGGAGGAAACTCCAGCACTGAAGTGTTCAGTGATATCATGAAGCATGAAGGTTGGACTGGTCTCTTCAGGGGCAATTTGGTCAATGTCATTCGTGTTGCACCTGCTCGAGCCGTCGAG CTTTTTGTATTCGAGACCGTAAACAAGAAATTGTCGCCGCCACATGGACAAGAATCGAAAATCCCAATTCCAGCTTCTTTACTGGCTGGTGCCTGTGCTGGAGTTAGCCAGACACTCTTGACATACCCTCTTGAACTAGTCAAGACTCGCCTTACAATTCAG AGAGGTGTTTACAAAGGGATTTTTGATGCGTTTCTCAAAATCATACGCGAGGAAGGACCCACAGAACTCTACAGGGGTCTTGCTCCTAGCCTTATTGGAGTTGTTCCATACGCAGCTACAAATTACTTTGCATATGATTCTTTGAGAAAAGCATACCGGAGTTTTTCAAAGCAGGAGAAGATTGGAAACATTGAGACTCTTTTGATAGGTTCTTTAGCAGGTGCACTATCGAGCACTGCAACTTTCCCTCTTGAAGTGGCCCGGAAGCATATGCAGGTGGGAGCTGTTAGCGGGAGGGTTGTGTACAAGAACATGTTGCACGCTCTGGTGACCATACTTGAGCATGAAGGTATTCTCGGTTGGTACAAAGGGCTTGGACCGAGTTGCTTGAAGTTGGTTCCTGCTGCTGGAATCTCCTTCATGTGTTATGAAGCTTGCAAGAAGATACTCATCGAGAACAACCAAGAAGCTTGA